From one Sardina pilchardus chromosome 6, fSarPil1.1, whole genome shotgun sequence genomic stretch:
- the c1s.2 gene encoding LOW QUALITY PROTEIN: mannan-binding lectin serine protease 2 (The sequence of the model RefSeq protein was modified relative to this genomic sequence to represent the inferred CDS: deleted 1 base in 1 codon), which yields MWPDSSMLRLSVCVLFLPVCWCVPLAGWVESPGYPRGYEPHAALSWSRCAPPGHTLTLTLVHLDLEDGYECENDVLKVYADGGLISSLCGRMSLDELRSSVNPSLLSSSGGCLNVSFSADYSNTERHTGFRAFYTTQDYDECDDPNIECSHFCYNYIGGYMCTCPPGYLLNADNHTCSVSCTEDLSGSLRGQVTPPGHPGPLRLRRPHCSYSLAVEEGLQLVLEFTGQFDVETKPSGECADAVRPIDTGSSQVHILFDSDDAGTNMGFTVTYKTKRMTCPGEVTAESSLMPRRQQYVMGDTVTVTCDAGTAVELAVAPGIKSNMTFESRCQKNGEWKPVYQCEAVDCGEPDIPHAVEIVRPLSTHYKSELRFTCISKYYKLESDEVFTCEADGHWKSITGQTKMPRCLPVCGVTESQMSSGRILGGKRAKLGEIPWQLLIKNPSRGGASLISDQWAVTAAHVVDGLETTQLAVRGGMIDGAATDAVIMYTEKIIIHPKYEKGKSDESRTTFDHDIALLKMKNKVQLGPNLIPICLPEWAAAKEGEMSTVSGYGMREKKDIARFLFYADIAEIGEDKCKETPNNKNGNRLVFTENMFCAGMEGMDSCQGDSGGPLFVPRVGTGTADKPYRLKGIVSWGAFCRDRNYKGYYTKVQNYLDWIRETMEKDEED from the exons ATGTGGCCAGATTCCAGCATGCTCCGtctcag tgtgtgtgttctcttcctgccggtgtgctggtgtgtgcccCTGGCGGGGTGGGTGGAGTCCCCTGGGTACCCGCGTGGGTACGAGCCTCACGCCGCGCTCAGCTGGTCCCGCTGTGCCCCGCCCGGgcacaccctcaccctcacactcGTGCACCTGGACCTGGAGGATGGCTACGAGTGTGAGAACGATGTCCTGAAG GTGTATGCAGACGGAGGCCTGATCTCCAGCCTGTGTGGGCGGATGTCCCTGGACGAGCTGCGCTCCTCCGTCAACCCGTCTCTGCTGTCCTCCTCCGGCGGCTGCCTGAACGTGTCCTTCAGCGCAGACTACTCCAACACCGAGAGGCACACGGGCTTCAGGGCCTTCTACACCACACagg ATTATGATGAATGTGACGATCCGAACATCGAGTGCTCCCACTTCTGCTATAACTACATTGGAGGCTACATGTGCACCTGTCCACCTGGTTACCTCCTCAACGCAGACAACCACACCTGCAGCG TGAGCTGCACTGAGGACCTGTCG GGGTCTCTGCGAGGTCAGGTGACCCCCCCGGGCCACCCCGGGCCCCTACGGCTGAGGAGGCCCCACTGCTCCTACAGCCTGGCCGTGGAGGAGGGACTGCAGCTGGTGCTCGAGTTCACCGGCCAGTTCGATGTGGAGACCAAACCCAGTGGAGAGTGCGCTGATGCAGTCAGA CCCATCGACACCGGGAGTAGCCAGGTCCACATTCTGTTTGACTCCGACGATGCCGGAACCAACATGGGCTTCACGGTCACATACAAGACTAAAA GGATGACGTGCCCAGGGGAGGTCACAGCTGAGTCCAGTCTCATGCCCAGACGCCAGCAGTACGTCATGGGGGACACCGTCACTGTGACCTGTGATGCAGGGACTGCCGTGGAGCTG GCCGTAGCTCCTGGCATTAAAAGTAATATGACATTCGAGAGCAGATGTCAGAAGAATGGTGAATGGAAGCCTGTCTACCAGTGTGAAG CGGTAGATTGCGGGGAGCCTGATATTCCACATGCAGTAGAAATAGTGAGACCTTTGTCAACACATTACAAGAGTGAACTTCGGTTCACCTGCATCTCCAAATACTACAAACTGGAGAGTGATG AGGTATTTACATGCGAGGCAGACGGACACTGGAAATCCATAACTGGCCAAACCAAAATGCCCAGATGTCTTCCAG TTTGTGGAGTGACTGAGAGTCAGATGAGCAGCGGCAGGATCCTAGGCGGGAAGAGGGCCAAACTGGGAGAGATCCCGTGGCAACTCCTCATCAAAAACCCAAGCAGAGGAGGGGCCTCCCTGATCTCCGACCAATGGGCTGTGACTGCCGCTCATGTGGTGGACGGACTGGAGACGACACAACTGGCAGTACGTGGGGGTATGATTGACGGCGCCGCCACAGATGCGGTCATCATGTACACTGAGAAGATTATAATCCACCCTAAGTATGAGAAGGGAAAGTCTGATGAGAGTCGAACAACATTTGACCACGACATCGCTTTgctcaaaatgaaaaacaaggtCCAACTCGGTCCGAACCTGATCCCAATCTGTTTGCCAGAGTGGGCAGCTGCaaaagagggggagatgagCACCGTGTCAGGGTacggaatgagagagaaaaaagacataGCTAGGTTTTTGTTTTATGCAGACATAGCAGAAATAGGGGAAGACAAATGCAAGGAAACGCCAAATAATAAAAACGGCAATCGTCTGGTTTTCACTGAGAACATGTTCTGTGCAGGAATGGAGGGGATGGATAGTTGCCAAGGGGACAGTGGGGGCCCTCTGTTTGTGCCCAGGGTTGGCACGGGAACGGCAGATAAACCCTACAGGCTGAAGGGCATAGTGTCTTGGGGTGCTTTCTGTCGTGATAGGAACTATAAGGGGTATTACACCAAGGTGCAGAACTATCTGGATTGGATAAGGGAGACCATGGAGAAGGACGAGGAGGATTAG